A genome region from Sciurus carolinensis chromosome 19, mSciCar1.2, whole genome shotgun sequence includes the following:
- the LOC124971135 gene encoding sperm motility kinase 3A-like, with translation MGQGLSASSSLEDALTCHYEVLGDIGQGSFATVKLAQHILTGTEVAVKVLPKIEQDLPFIVSEVDIMKAMEHPHVVQLFEVIETFGAVYIVMEYAGGGPLSQHIPEAVGLQEEEARRMFRQIVSAVCHCHTKGIVHRDLKLGNVLVGAGGNVKLCDFNLSHRFTAGQKFHRLCGTPSYWAPELYQCQEYDGPAVDVWSLGVLLYHMVTGRFPFDGTSFKQLRKQVLHARYDIPAHMSPEVQSLIAQMLTMDPTQRPTVDQILRHPWLSQGEECTPSPWRDPLLDPSIMEVMLDLGYSLSETWMSLKTRKFDAAMATYLMLQYQKTWGAGCLVPPRPVRLEAGPRPCPSVPSTVAVHPKRSASVPALCSTLFLPGEQQLPVVDKPSGLKDRRASEPAIPPCSSQAGTPVPSLTARLPSSWSSSSMWEGESCTQSQLVSSEESSVSLGTPPGDPADQAPHDHSEGWRGLSRRIATCMARVCCCVPAPKTGLPNQVAPTHRGQTGGRFENKVALMDSDS, from the coding sequence ATGGGACAGGGACTCTCGGCTAGCTCCTCCCTGGAGGACGCCCTCACCTGCCACTACGAGGTTCTCGGGGACATCGGCCAGGGCAGCTTTGCCACAGTGAAACTGGCCCAACACATCCTCACAGGGACCGAGGTGGCCGTAAAAGTCCTACCCAAGATAGAGCAGGACTTGCCCTTCATTGTGTCCGAAGTGGACATAATGAAGGCCATGGAGCACCCTCACGTGGTCCAGCTATTTGAGGTCATCGAGACCTTCGGTGCTGTCTACATTGTGATGGAGTATGCAGGTGGGGGACCGCTGAGCCAACACATCCCGGAGGCCGTGggcctgcaggaggaggaggcccgcAGAATGTTCAGGCAGATCGTGAGTGCCGTGTGTCACTGTCACACGAAGGGCATCGTGCACAGAGACCTGAAGTTGGGGAACGTCCTGGTGGGCGCCGGAGGCAACGTCAAGCTCTGTGACTTCAACCTGAGCCACAGGTTCACGGCCGGACAGAAGTTCCACAGGCTCTGCGGCACCCCGTCCTACTGGGCCCCGGAGCTGTACCAGTGCCAAGAATACGATGGCCCCGCGGTGGACGTCTGGAGCCTGGGCGTCCTCCTCTATCACATGGTCACGGGGCGCTTCCCGTTTGATGGCACTTCCTTCAAGCAGCTGAGGAAGCAGGTCCTGCATGCAAGGTACGACATCCCCGCCCACATGTCCCCCGAGGTCCAGAGCCTCATCGCGCAGATGCTGACCATGGACCCTACGCAGAGGCCCACGGTAGACCAGATACTGAGGCACCCGTGGCTGAGCCAGGGTGAGGAATGCACCCCAAGCCCGTGGAGAGACCCGCTCCTGGACCCCTCGATTATGGAGGTCATGCTGGACCTGGGCTACAGTCTGTCTGAGACCTGGATGTCTCTGAAGACCAGAAAGTTCGACGCGGCGATGGCCACGTATCTCATGCTCCAGTACCAGAAAACCTGGGGGGCAGGCTGCCTGGTCCCCCCCAGGCCGGTGCGGCTGGAGGCTGGGCCTCGCCCGTGCCCCTCAGTTCCTTCCACCGTCGCCGTGCACCCAAAGAGGTCTGCCAGCGTGCCTGCCCTTTGCTCCACCCTCTTCCTGCCCGGTGAGCAGCAGCTGCCCGTGGTGGACAAGCCGTCAGGGCTGAAGGACAGAAGGGCCAGCGAGCCTGCGATTCCCCCCTGCAGCTCGCAGGCCGGTACCCCGGTCCCCAGCCTCACCGCCCGCCTGCCCAGCTCCTGGTCCAGCAGCAGCATGTGGGAGGGGGAGAGCTGCACACAGTCCCAGCTCGTGTCCTCAGAAGAGAGCTCCGTCTCCCTGGGGACACCCCCTGGTGACCCTGCCGACCAGGCCCCCCACGACCACAGCGAAGGCTGGAGGGGTCTGTCCAGGAGGATCGCCACCTGCATGGCCCGAGTGTGCTGCTGCGTGCCGGCCCCCAAGACTGGACTCCCCAACCAAGTGGCTCCAACGCATAGAGGCCAGACTGGCGGAAGGTTCGAGAACAAAGTGGCTCTGATGGACTCGGACAGCTGA